TCAAGCTCATCCATAAAGAATATAATTGACCACTTTACCCCACGGAAGGTCGATTAGGAAGAGAgtataatctatactattaaaagggaatcactcctaaaaaatctatttaaacaAGGTTGTTGGACCTATTTATTTTcaacttaacatattataataaccaaaatataatttaactcaATTATATGAACAAACGGATATCCTTATCCTATTACATTTAATCAAACCAACGTTTATACGTTAGCAACAAATGATGTTTGCAAAACTATGTCTTCCAACTTTTTTCATCAGCTTCATAACAAAACTATGTGAGACGTCGATAGATTTacgttttgaatgtttttgatctCGAAATATGTTGACTCCATAATACTACAATCTGAATTTGTTGACTATTATATAGACACAGTCTTAACTATGTTGTCAAATGTTAAACCATCATCATCTTAAGGGTTGGGTTTGTTGCGAGAGTCATAGCTAACCATTTAACCAACAGGTTAACTTTTCAAAACGTGTAGTTCAAAACATTTAAGTAAGTTACACAAAAAACTGTATTATCAAATATTCTGCAGTCAATagaatatacattttattctGATATCTAATAaatacatttaaataaataaacatatatatactttttattcTGACATCTAAGCAAATATCTTACTAGACAACTTATGAGAAAGCCACTTTACACAATTTCTCAAATACTTTGTAAAGAAAACATCCTATAATTATAGAAATATATTATAAGATTTTTCCAATTTATGCAGATTACGACATATAATTAAAATGCAACAAGattgaaaataataagtatttaatatataatgcaCACATTGAAATTAACTTCTGAATTTAAACAATAgcaatttaaaacaaattagattagatatcgatcaaacttcgagTTTTAGCGTTTTTGGGATTTTAAGATTATGGATATCTCTTAAAATCCAAACCAGATTAAATATCGCATCACCAAGTTATCAATTCAACCGCGAGTCCAGTTTGAGTTTAAAAACACTGATTTAAATACGTAATGCTTTAAATAGACAAAATTCTTACAAAATGCTTTAAATGGAAAAATCgacaattaatatatttactaCATTTAAATAATGAAAACACATTGTTCTTTAGCAtataatatctatactattatatcACACATATCATCTTTAAATCTATTtcgaataaaaaaacaaatgataaaacataaaacctcaattattaagatttgaaacaaaaataatggtagttttaaactaattttgaattaataagTGAAATAATGCACGTTTTCTAAGAAAAGTTGGGAACCggctaatatgcaaaaaaaaaagaaatgagtCAAATTCagtttttgtttgattatgGTTTTTCGGATAATTACggatttagaaataaaaatatcgGATAATTTGGGGTTTCCATTTTAAATATAGGATAGTTCGGataaaaatatcagataatcaggaatttttttaatcttttgacTAAAAACTGATTaggtaatttgtttttttttttgggtaattcGGTTTGTAAATAGTATTTTcagatatttggttatttataaattaaatataattaatatttttaagtataatttatattttttaaatttagataTCCATTTGGTTCTCAGTTCGTTTCAGTTTTTCGGTTTTAGAGATTTATAATCTGCtcggttatttataaaatttagttaaattttgttttcaattttttcagtttggtttgcGGTTCCTGCTAAATGTACTCAAAcctatacattattttatatagaaatttgtttaaaaattaatttcaaaaacaaacccgcgctttcCAAGCGAATTTTACACTAATacactaatatattttcaaaatctagtttagaTCCTTAATTGTTCATCATCCGAATTTATAATCTTTCGCTGTTACGTGGTCCTATGTACTAGTAGAGTTATCGAGTTTTATAATGGGCTTTTAATCTTTGGGAAACATGGGCTTCATCTATAACGTGGGcccaaagtattttttttaaccgGAAAGTTCTACTACTAGCCAAggtttaaaccctaaacccctttCTCACGATCTTCCCCTCTCTTCTCTCCGCGACATTAGCAAGGTTTTGAGGTACGCTCGTCTCCTTTCTCCTTCTATGTCTTCTCCGAAATGGGTCTGTATCGGTCAAAGTTCTTATCAAAATTCCTAATGAATAAGCAAAAAATTTAGGTGGGTGAGATAGTTTTCTACTCGAATTAACCAACTAATCGTTGCTAGATGCTGTTTAATTAGAAACGTTCTGGAGATAGCCCTTGCTTAAATTTGCAATCttttaatgattttcttttgttactttaCAGTTAGTCTTGCATTTGGATAGAGTGAGTAGATCTGTGTCTGAAAATTTGAGTGTTTGTTTTGTTAATCTGTTCCGACACACCttaaagtttgtttttttattttatttttaactttggTGGATttattccagaaaaaaaaagatgaatttGAACAACGTGAAAGTGCCGAAGGTGCCAGGTGGGGGTGCAGTATCTGCGTTGCTTAAGATTGGGATTATCGGTGGGCTTGGTCTCTACGGTGCCACACAGAGTCTCTACAATGTCGACGGAGGTCATCGAGCCATCATGTTCAACCGTTTAGTCGGTGTTAAAGATAAGGTTAGTtaatcttctcttctccaattCCCGTCTCTTTGAGTTTCCAGAGGATGTAATGTAACTCTATCTGTATTCCATTGAATGTTCCTACTTCCTAGTGAGATCTCATGCGGTTTGTCGTGGTATTAGGTTGATTTGTTAAGCCTGGTTATCATTTGTGAAAGCTTGTTGTTTTGCTCTTCTCACTTAGCTTAATTATAGTTTTCTTATTTGACAATTCACAACTAAGCGGCTAGTAAAGTAATCTTGTTATTACGCACGCAGGTTTACCCTGAGGGTACACACCTTATGGTTCCTTGGTTCGAAAGGCCGGTCATCTATGACGTTCGTGCACGACCTTACCTTGTTGAGAGTACTTCCGGAAGCCGTGATCTCCAGATGGTACTCTTCTTAAACTTCCCCGTTTATCACTCTTTTTTTGGTTGTATGAATCCATCATATGGTTTCTTATATGCCACTGTGGTGTAAATGTCGACAAACAACTTCATAAGCACTGTGTTTTGTGGGTTTTGAAACTTTCAGGTGAAAATTGGGCTGAGGGTTCTCACGCGTCCCATGGCAGACCAGTTACCTGAGATCTACAGAACCCTTGGCGAGAACTACAGCGAGAGAGTTCTGCCTTCTATAATCCACGAGACTTTGAAAGCTGTTGTTGCTCAGTACAATGCTAGCCAGCTTATCACTCAGAGAGAGGTATCTAATTAATTGGCTCTGTAAATTTATATGCATATTCTTTTTCCACTTCCTTATTGAGTCAAGTTATCTAATCTATTTTCAGGCTGTCAGTAGGGAGATCAGGAAGATTCTGACTCAACGAGCAACAAACTTCAACATTGCTCTTGACGATGTCTCCATCACGACCTTGACTTTCGGGAAGGAGTTCACAGCTGCCATTGAGGCCAAGCAGGTGGCTGCTCAAGAGGCTGAGCGGGCTAAGTTCATCGTTGAGAAGGCAGaacaagacaagaggagtgcAGTTATCCGCGCTCAGGTAAAGAGAACATGTTCTACATTTTCCAGTTACCTTAAGTTATGAGACCGATTTAAACAAATGTTCCAATGCCTTGTGTAGGGAGAAGCCAAGAGTGCTCAGCTCATAGGTCAGGCAATCGCAAACAACCAAGCGTTCATAACGCTCAGGAAGATCGAGGCGGCTAGAGAGATTGCTCAGACCATAGCACACTCGGCCAACAAGGTGTACCTGAGCTCTGATGATCTTTTGCTTAACCTACAGGAGATGAACTTGGATGTGAATCCAAAGAAGTAGAGAGAGGCTTCTCAAGTAAACACATGTGTGGTGGTTTGTGTTAGTCTTTTCAATTCTCTTGCATCCTTTGGAACAAAAGCTTAAGACCTTTGGATTGTTATCTACTATTATCCCAAGCTTATAGCCTTCGTCCattaaaaaaggaagaagaaactgTTTTTGCTGAACGAGTCAAATGTAATAAACTAGTTTTTGCATTAAAAGGTTGCCGATAAAATATCTCAATGAATTAATGTACCAAGAGACAAAGTGAGATCTTTGTACATTTTTTCATGATCAGTCCAAGGAATTAAACTTGTATACAAAGCAGTATAATCAAAAAGGGAAAAAtataatgacaaaaaaaagttacgtATATAGTATTGcaatgtaaatttaaattatttttaatgtatttatgTGTGTACTATAGTATATATATGCTTAGATTATAGACTTCTCTTATTTTGTGACCAAGCATATAAAAGTTATTCTCATATTTTTAAGGGATAAATGCTTGAGAATCATGAACCAAGTGGTTCTGTATCCCGGTTTGATTAAACGAGATGATCGCTGGAATATTGTTATAATACTCACTGGCTCCAGCTGACCCTCCATTTCCTTTAACGTTATGAAGATCGTAATGAAGGTGGCGACCACCAGCAAGGTGATGGGCGTGGCCATGAATGTAAGGCCGCTCCTTGGCAGTGGCTGCGGCAGCAACAGAGCCACCGCATTGGCGTGGTTGAGTCTGGTAGAATACTTTGGAGACAACTAGCTCaccttctttctcttcctcgTTGGTGCCAAGATGATATTGATGCATGACCCAATTAGTCTTCTCCGGTTTCTTTTGTTTGCCGTAGTTTGTGTAGAGCACCAAGATTTTCTTGTAGCCTCTTACTCGTCCTCCAGTGAGAACAGGACGTGTTTTTCCGGTCTTGTGCCACCGTGTCTCGCCACCGACTTCGGAGTCAGTGTGGACTTTACGTCGCTTTCTTGTTCC
The Brassica napus cultivar Da-Ae chromosome A1, Da-Ae, whole genome shotgun sequence DNA segment above includes these coding regions:
- the LOC106400816 gene encoding prohibitin-1, mitochondrial; the protein is MNLNNVKVPKVPGGGAVSALLKIGIIGGLGLYGATQSLYNVDGGHRAIMFNRLVGVKDKVYPEGTHLMVPWFERPVIYDVRARPYLVESTSGSRDLQMVKIGLRVLTRPMADQLPEIYRTLGENYSERVLPSIIHETLKAVVAQYNASQLITQREAVSREIRKILTQRATNFNIALDDVSITTLTFGKEFTAAIEAKQVAAQEAERAKFIVEKAEQDKRSAVIRAQGEAKSAQLIGQAIANNQAFITLRKIEAAREIAQTIAHSANKVYLSSDDLLLNLQEMNLDVNPKK
- the LOC106400729 gene encoding NAC domain-containing protein 73, which gives rise to MTWCNDRSDVQTVERIIPSPTAAESPAASFQVSTHKTCPSCGHKFKFHEQAGIHDLPGLPAGVKFDPTDQEVLEHLEGKVRDDARKLHPLIDEFIRTIDGENGICYTHPEKLPGVNKDGTVRHFFHRPSKAYTTGTRKRRKVHTDSEVGGETRWHKTGKTRPVLTGGRVRGYKKILVLYTNYGKQKKPEKTNWVMHQYHLGTNEEEKEGELVVSKVFYQTQPRQCGGSVAAAATAKERPYIHGHAHHLAGGRHLHYDLHNVKGNGGSAGASEYYNNIPAIISFNQTGIQNHLVHDSQAFIP